In Trichoderma atroviride chromosome 2, complete sequence, one DNA window encodes the following:
- a CDS encoding uncharacterized protein (TransMembrane:12 (i40-59o65-93i114-143o163-181i190-211o237-257i277-298o328-348i369-387o393-417i449-472o484-502i)): protein MGLAGLVERARLPYVSQWINDDIRPVEAARRTWGFWTFHNYWLLINCNIATFLTGSALIPLGLNYWQAIIAIVIGNIIATTAIVISSLSGAYYHIGFSVYSRAVWGMWGSQFAIWNRIFLCLVWYGFQSWVGGQCFELILLSWDPNYESHIPNHMPASTGMTTAQFVSYIIFFIISLPFVWIKPHRLQKFFYFASAVTMVFFIVLLIWALATMGHGGFGDTIDSATTIPKTGGPGSLAWLMIYGIMSTVGSIAAGILNQNDFARLSRKPMDAVWGQLIPYGVYSILTSVIGILVVGATQRRFDGEAVWNPPTIFVRLLEKDNSPGTRAALFFAGVALCISQIGSNVPGNALAGGIDLSSVFPRYINIRRGAYITVMLSPIVNPWQLVNTATTFLSVLSSYGVFLAPMTGMMFANYIFVNKRKVKVDDLYHGHSGSIYWYKYGINFRAPIAWAVGVAPTLPGFIAAVNLSVSLPAGMTELYFLNYLYGFVSSAVVYGLLHWIFPAREVDDFVKNAPSAREVQQHYTDRWEVDLSQAGHILSEDDSSGITHLDVNTKHEPTAVF, encoded by the exons ATGGGATTGGCCGGTCTTGTTGAGCGCGCAAGGCTCCCTTACGTCTCGCAATGGATT AATGATGATATTCGTCCCGTGGAGGCTGCCAGGCGAACATGGGGCTTCTGGACCTTTCATAATTACT GGCTGCTGATCAACTGCAACATTGCAACTTTCCTCACGGGAAGCGCACTGATACCCCTGGGCCTCAATTATTGGCAGGCTATTATTG CCATTGTCATCGGAAATATCATTGCCACCACTGCAATTGTCATCAGCTCACTGTCGGGAGCCTACTATCACA TTGGCTTCTCTGTGTATAGCCGTGCCGTCTGGGGCATGTGGGGGTCTCAATTTGCCATCTGGAACCGTATATTCTTGTGTCTTG TCTG GTACGGCTTTCAGTCATGGGTTGGCGGCCAATGTTTCGAGCTCATCTTACTTTCGTGGGATCCCAACTATGAGTCTCACATCCCCAACCACATGCCTGCCTCGACGGGCATGACCACGGCCCAGTTTGTGTCgtacatcatcttcttcatcatcagccttCCCTTTGTGTGGATCAAGCCGCACCGTCTGCAGAAGTTCTTCTACTTCGCCAGCGCGGTGACCATGGTATTCTTCATAGTGCTTCTAATCTGGGCTTTGGCAACCATGGGCCACGGAGGCTTTGGGGACACTATAGACTCGGCAACCACCATTCCCAAGACGGGCGGTCCGGGCAGTCTCGCCTGGCTCATGATATATGGAATCATGTCCACCGTTGGCTCCATTGCCGCCGGCATCCTGAACCAGAACGATTTTGCACGTCTATCGAGGAAGCCGATGGATGCCGTCTGGGGCCAGCTCATCCCATACGGAGTATACAGCATCCTGACATCGGTCATTGGCATTCTGGTTGTCGGAGCCACGCAGCGGAGATTTGATGGCGAGGCCGTCTGGAACCCACCGACCATCTTTGTTCGCCTATTGGAAAAGGACAACAGCCCCGGGACCCGCGCCGCGCTCTTCTTTGCGGGGGTTGCCCTGTGCATCTCGCAGATCGGCAGCAACGTGCCTGGAAACGCGCTGGCCGGCGGCATCGATCTGTCGTCGGTGTTCCCGCGGTACATCAACATCCGCCGAGGCGCCTACATCACGGTGATGCTGAGCCCGATTGTCAACCCCTGGCAGCTGGTCAACACGGCGACGACGTTCCTGTCGGTGCTGTCCAGCTACGGCGTCTTCCTGGCGCCGATGACGGGCATGATGTTTGCCAACTACATCTTCGTGAACAAGCGCAAGGTCAAGGTTGACGATTTGTACCACGgccacagcggcagcatATACTGGTACAAGTACGGCATCAACTTCCGTGCCCCCATTGCA TGGGCCGTGGGGGTTGCTCCAACCCTGCCCGGCTTTATCGCGGCCGTCAACTTGTCCGTGTCGCTGCCCGCCGGCATGACGGAGCTCTATTTCCTCAACTACCTGTACGGCTTTGTGTCCAGCGCCGTCGTCTATGGGCTGCTCCACTGGATCTTCCCTGCCAGGGAGGTTGATGATTTCGTCAAGAATGCCCCCAGCGCCAGGGAGGTCCAGCAGCATTACACAGACCGCTGGGAGGTGGATCTGTCCCAGGCAGGCCACATCCTGTCGGAAGACGACAGCTCGGGAATTACGCATCTGGACGTAAACACAAAGCATGAGCCCACTGCCGTATTTTGA
- a CDS encoding uncharacterized protein (EggNog:ENOG41~TransMembrane:1 (i340-360o)) → MSRNRLQLPEEIEKWSSECLRAYITNFHDRWPILHIPTFEREVISIGLRSTAIMIGSWVRNETADNSLVYDIHSILVKNLLADLTETTVDAAGVWPIRTLQSALLNVIFAFECGNDTLMKKGRLLYSLLVTVFRQLKVFNAEAVEHQIRIHFSGDFPPWAFAMKEKWKRLTTNLFKLDTYISLLTQQPPSVQREEMSLGLTSTFALWNAYGLDVFFRRWPSEPLERSSYKICDLALGSQQPISPVMLVEDIQIRMMGVTNYVWILSKMRGNPNPALCASADQKELIATRLKRCKLQLDGMAALWMDPEQHKMHIEFLLRAYMGSEEPFHNDWEKYSRGRFFSYVFSATMMYHLLSMHIYADAQSYMQNLPGITSSLAPCGITLPNPPNTAEIKEWAMSMDSRIAVSHAIVAYRVYSGHVSPSELKAEVVDPIAHMTIAVGAGILWTWIQNNGMTCTCDCMNVPLVDGLDFGFVRLETGKSPEVESWIRTGGDVWLNGVQVCKCNVGVWLSPFAAILAHGARKWEIGNAFAQKLWNQLGLQRSV, encoded by the exons ATGTCAAGAAATCGACTACAACTGCCTGAAGAGATAGAAAAGTGGTCCTCGGAATGTCTAAGAGCATACATCACAAACTTCCATGACCGGTGGCCCATATTGCACATCCCAACCTTTGAGCGGGAGGTGATTTCCATCGGGCTAAGAAGCACCGCCATCATGATCGGCTCTTGGGTCCGGAACGAGACTGCAGACAACAGCCTCGTATACGACATCCACAGCATCCTTGTCAAGAACCTCCTCGCTGATCTT ACAGAAACTACTGTGGACGCTGCCGGCGTCTGGCCCATCAGGACCCTTCAATCGGCCTTGTTGAATGTTATTTTTGCATTTGAATGTGGG AATGACACACTCATGAAAAAAGGTCGCCTCCTATACAGCCTTCTTGTCACTGTATTCCGACAACTCAAAGTCTTCAACGCCGAGGCCGTGGAGCATCAGATTCGGATCCATTTCAGCGGCGATTTCCCCCCATGGGCGTTTGCCATGAAGGAAAAGTGGAAAAG GCTAACCACCAATCTGTTCAAACTCGACACATATATATCCCTATTAACGCAACAACCACCATCAGTCCAACGCGAAGAAATGAGCCTCGGCTTAACCTCCACATTCGCCCTATGGAACGCCTATGGCCTCGATGTCTTCTTCAGGAGATGGCCTTCCGAGCCCCTGGAGCGATCATCGTACAAGATCTGCGACCTCGCGCTGGGATCTCAACAGCCAATATCGCCCGTCATGCTCGTCGAAGACATACAAATCCGCATGATGGGCGTGACCAACTACGTCTGGATCCTGAGCAAGATGCGAGGGAACCCGAACCCGGCACTATGCGCATCCGCCGACCAGAAAGAGCTGATAGCCACCCGTCTAAAGCGCTGCAAGCTGCAACTGGACGGCATGGCTGCTTTGTGGATGGATCCAGAACAACACAAGATGCACATTGAGTTCCTGCTTAGAGCGTACATGGGCTCGGAAGAGCCTTTCCACAATGACTGGGAAAAGTACTCACGGGGCCGATTCTTCTCGTATGTCTTTAGCGCCACCATGATGTACCACCTCCTCAGCATGCACATCTACGCCGACGCCCAAAGCTACATGCAGAATCTCCCAGGCATCACATCAAGCCTGGCCCCCTGCGGCATTACTCTCCCGAACCCCCCCAATACCGCTGAAATCAAGGAGTGGGCAATGTCCATGGACAGCAGAATTGCAGTCTCACATGCCATCGTCGCATACCGCGTCTATAGCGGCCATGTGTCCCCCTCTGAATTGAAAGCCGAAGTCGTCGATCCCATCGCCCACATGACCATCGCGGTAGGGGCTGGCATTTTATGGACGTGGATACAAAACAACGGCATGACGTGCACCTGCGATTGCATGAATGTGCCGCTCGTTGACGGGCTGGACTTTGGCTTTGTGCGTCTAGAGACGGGGAAGAGCCCCGAAGTGGAAAGCTGGATACGAACTGGGGGTGATGTCTGGCTCAACGGAGTCCAGGTATGTAAATGCAATGTAGGGGTTTGGCTTTCGCCATTTGCTGCGATACTGGCGCACGGGGCGAGGAAATGGGAAATTGGTAACGCATTTGCGCAGAAGCTGTGGAACCAGCTTGGACTTCAGCGATCTGTTTAG
- a CDS encoding uncharacterized protein (EggNog:ENOG41) — translation MAALLKNVALIGASGSVGKVLVDAFLNDKRFNVTVLRRGSSSATYPSAFKVVDVDYDSLDSLTAALAGQDAVVSAINPITPVDTQKKFIDAAIAAGVKRFVPSEFGCDLNNELARALPVFAPKIAIQKYLKEKAESSPLTYTFAYSGPFLDWGLEHQFLLKTVDSKPKLFDGGNTVFSTTKLDTVAAAVLAILSKPEETKNREVRFQSAAISQNGLFALAKEVAPQRNWEPEVVKIDDIVRVADDRLAKGLLGPETFIPYLVRAINDPRYGPKFETLDNELLGLKQVTEAEIKDILRQYLKE, via the coding sequence atggctgctcttctcaaAAATGTTGCCCTCATCGGCGCCAGTGGCAGTGTAGGCAAAGTCCTTGTAGATGCCTTTCTCAACGACAAGCGATTCAACGTCACCGTCCTCCGTCGTGGCAGTTCCAGCGCCACTTACCCCAGCGCCTTCAAGGTTGTCGACGTCGACTATGATTCTCTCGACTCTCTAACGGCTGCTCTCGCCGGCCAGGATGCGGTTGTATCGGCCATCAACCCAATCACGCCCGTCGACACACAGAAGAAGTTCATCgatgctgccatcgccgccggcgTCAAGCGCTTTGTGCCTTCAGAGTTCGGCTGCGACTTGAACAACGAGCTTGCTCGAGCGCTGCCCGTCTTTGCGCCAAAGATTGCCATCCAGAAATATCtcaaggaaaaggccgagtCATCCCCGCTCACGTACACCTTTGCATACAGCGGCCCGTTTTTGGACTGGGGCTTGGAGCACCAGTTCCTCCTGAAGACGGTGGACAGTAAGCCCAAGCTCTTTGACGGCGGCAACACCGTCTTCAGCACCACCAAACTGGACACGGTGGCCGCAGCCGTCCTGGCCATCCTGTCCAAGCCCGAGGAGACCAAGAACCGCGAGGTCCGGTTTCAGAGCGCAGCCATTTCGCAAAACGGGCTCTTcgcgctggccaaggaggtTGCGCCTCAGCGAAATTGGGAGCCCGAGGTGGTCAAGATCGACGACATTGTTCGTGTTGCCGACGACAGGTTGGCAAAGGGATTGTTGGGCCCTGAGACTTTCATTCCTTACCTTGTCCGCGCCATCAACGATCCGCGGTATGGCCCCAAGTTTGAGACTCTCGACAATGAGTTGCTGGGATTGAAGCAGGTGACGGAGGCGGAGATTAAGGACATTCTCAGGCAGTACTTGAAGGAGTAG
- a CDS encoding uncharacterized protein (EggNog:ENOG41) yields the protein MGNSNSSPDSTDNAEGKKSLYRRYEDKKRGPGATDEDILKYTGKTRDQLNAWAETAPGVAGNQPAGKLAIGAASGFAGEGAAGGLGGWGVEGTRKMKFPPQQKPVKTVEDSEEED from the coding sequence ATGGGCAACTCCAACTCAAGCCCCGACTCGACAGACAAcgccgagggcaagaaaaGCCTCTACCGGCGCTACGAAGACAAGAAGCGCGGCCCCGGCGCCACCGACGAAGACATCCTCAAGTACACCGGCAAGACGCGCGACCAGCTCAACGCGTGGGCCGAGACGGCGCCCGGCGTGGCGGGGAATCAACCCGCCGGCAAGCTCGCCATTGGAGCGGCATCGGGATTTGCTGGCgagggcgctgctggcggcctGGGAGGCTGGGGAGTTGAggggacgaggaagatgaagtttCCGCCGCAGCAGAAGCCTGTCAAGACGGTTGAGGATtcggaagaggaggattaG
- a CDS encoding uncharacterized protein (EggNog:ENOG41), with the protein MEDQAEQSRRPDTTRDQRRDAQLMRRLGYTHAAISAELNLSLSQVQYALSHTDTPITRPGRPSKLTEAQVQELKAFMEASKENELMPFGKIPQALGWDVGEYCIRHTLRKLGYRRPAGGRRKTVAVKKNKEGEAGKGTPQETHAETPAETPAETPAETPAETPAETPAETPSETPAETPTETPTETPSETPTDTAENTPKDTSTNDSGPVEI; encoded by the coding sequence ATGGAAGACCAGGCAGAGCAGTCGAGACGCCCCGACACCACGCGCGACCAACGCCGCGATGCTCAGCTGATGCGCCGGCTGGGCTACACtcacgccgccatcagcgCGGAGCTCAACCTGTCTCTCAGCCAGGTCCAGTACGCCCTCTCGCACACGGACACGCCCATCACGCGCCCGGGACGCCCATCAAAGCTCACAGAGGCGCAGGtccaggagctcaaggccttTATGGAGGCGTCCAAGGAGAACGAGCTGATGCCCTTTGGCAAGATTCCGCAGGCGCTTGGCTGGGACGTGGGCGAGTACTGTATCCGCCACACGCTGCGGAAGCTGGGCTATAGACGCCCTGCAGGCGGCCGGAGGAAGACGGtggctgtgaagaagaacaaggagggcgaggccgGCAAAGGGACGCCTCAAGAGACACACGCAGAGACACCTGCAGAGACACCTGCAGAGACACCTGCAGAGACACCTGCAGAGACACCTGCAGAGACACCTGCAGAGACACCATCAGAGACACCTGCAGAGACACCTACAGAAACACCTACAGAGACACCATCAGAGACACCTACAGATACGGCTGAAAATACACCCAAAGATACGTCCACCAACGACTCTGGACCTGTCGAAATCTGA
- a CDS encoding uncharacterized protein (MEROPS:MER0000921~TransMembrane:3 (n16-27c34/35o44-65i77-93o99-117i)) → MSIEMGECIGIYSAHLLAFLFPLLFSFSSHLCEGRKAKSFFYFPFHFLLIQFSFQNHLVWVYFRFFLVYTQTAKNKTTLFIFIFFILYLETSFTMHSRLLLAALFLGFIALVSAVPMQKRSFKVERRANPNFTGNDGLKALAKAYRKFGMEMPQTMKDAIEVRKATDAARRAVAAAAAPVQEAPKAKRQSLADILGELGLLGGNNNAGNGNGNANANANGNGNAGQGQAGNANAGGRHHKGKGQGNGQAGQGQGQAAGNGTAAGNGTGAAQPAANPSGQSGSVTNTPEGNDVEFLSPVSIGGQTLNLDFDTGSSDLWVFNTQMSSQFTAGHTLFDPTKSKTFKAIQGATFQVSYGDGSGAEGNVGTDVVNVGGASFNAQAVEIATAVTQQFVDDQANDGLMGLAFSKLNTVQPQQQKTFLDNVASSLAEPVFTADLKKGAPGTYTFGAVDQTAFQGDLTFVNVDNSQGFWQFSSESFAVDGGSTQQATKGGQAIADTGTTLLLADPIIVNGYYSQVQGAQNDAQAGGFTVPCDAQLPDLDLDVGGNYVARISGADLNFSPVSGNTCFGGLQATTQGGLGVYGDIFFKSQFVAFNIANNTLGLAPHN, encoded by the exons ATGTCCATCGAGATGGGGGAATGCATAGGTATATATTCTGCCCATCTCTtggcttttttgtttcctcttctcttttccttctccagccacCTCTGTGAGGGACGAAAAGCAAAGtcatttttttattttccttttcattttcttcttattcaGTTCTCTTTTCAAAACCACCTGGTGTGGGTTTATTTTCGCTTTTTTCTTGTATATACACAAACCGCCAAAAACAAAACTAccctctttatttttattttctttattttatatttagaAACTTCGTTTACTATGCATTCACGACTTCTTTTGGCAGCCCTTTTCCTGGGCTTCATCGCCCTGGTTTCGGCCGTGCCTATGCAGAAGCGCTCGTTCAAGGTGGAGCGAAGAGCCAACCCCAACTTCACTGGAAACGATGGATTGAAGGCTCTGGCAAAGGCCTACCGCAAGTTCGGTATGGAGATGCCCCAGACCATGAAGGATGCTATTGAGGTTCGCAAGGCTACCGATGCCGCCCGccgagctgttgctgccgccgcggctCCTGTTCAGGAGGCCCCCAAGGCGAAGCGCCAGAGCCTTGCCGACATCCTTGGTgagcttggccttcttggtgGAAACAACAACGCTGGTAATGGAAACGGAAACGCAAACGCAAACGcaaatggaaatggaaacgCTGGTCAAGGTCAAGCTGGTAACGCCAACGCCGGTGGACGACACCACAAGGGCAAGGGCCAAGGCAACGGTCAGGCTGGTCAGGGTCAGGGTCAAGCTGCTGGTAACggaactgctgctggtaaCGGAACCGGTGCTGCTCAGCCCGCTGCCAACCCCTCTGGCCAGTCTGGAAGCGTCACCAACACCCCTGAAGGCAATGATGTTGAGTTCTTGTCCCCTGTCAGCATTGGTGGCCAGACCCTGAACCTCGACTTCGACACTGGCTCTTCCGATCTCTGGGTCTTCAACACTCAAATGTCCTCTCAATTCACCGCTGGCCACACTCTCTTCGACCCCACCAAGAGCAAGACTTTCAAGGCCATCCAGGGCGCTACTTTCCAGGTCTCCTACGGTGATGGCTCCGGTGCTGAGGGCAACGTCGGCACTGATGTCGTCAACGTTGGCGGTGCTTCCTTCAACGCCCAGGCTGTTGAGATTGCCACCGCTGTCACTCAGCAGTTTGTCGACGACCAGGCCAACGATGGTCTGATGGGCCTCgccttctccaagctcaacaccgtccagccccagcagcaaaagactTTCCTCGACAACGTCGCCAGCTCTCTCGCTGAGCCCGTCTTCACCGCCGACCTCAAGAAGGGTGCTCCCGGAACCTACACTTTCGGTGCCGTTGACCAGACTGCTTTCCAGGGCGACCTTACCTTTGTCAATGTCGACAACAGCCAGGGCTTCTGGCAGTTCAGCAGCGAGTCCTTTGCCGTCGACGGTGGCTCTACCCAGCAGGCTACCAAGGGTGGTCAGGCCATTGCTGACACCGGCACCACCCTCCTCCTTGCCGAccccatcatcgtcaacggCTACTACTCCCAGGTTCAGGGTGCCCAGAACGACGCTCAGGCTGGTGGCTTCACCGTCCCCTGCGATGCTCAGCTCCCCGatcttgaccttgacgtTGGTGGCAACTACGTCGCCCGCATCAGCGGTGCCGACCTCAACTTTTCCCCTGTTTCTGGAAACA CTTGCTTCGGCGGTCTCCAGGCTACTACGCAAGGTGGACTGGGTGTCTATGgtgacatcttcttcaagtcGCAGTTTGTGGCTTTCAACATTGCCAACAACACCCTGGGATTGGCTCCTCACAACTAA
- a CDS encoding uncharacterized protein (EggNog:ENOG41), whose product MVYILKVTRGEYELPEATGLLDEDDTLWVACFEVTLKGPRASPDSIQSGRIVRNGPWFAEEKNKLGNLDMRGRSVSPIIGVGIIKDWMRVCEQGHSRCKVLAPLSSRESKFRLIDVEEQRIVDSTLSERYIALSYVWGPSTLAVLTKDTLSQYSLKGGLQAIQLPQTIADCMQLVKSLGERYLWVDSLCIIQDDDDDKLEQLRTMDTVYRSATLVVVAAAGNDAHAGLCGVGHLKRREWQRRETLCGLSYITAQPPLREILKGTTWSLRGWTFQEAMLARRILFLTNHQMYWSCKNNNWREDMTWDISGDMCLHSSSDSFWEAHISQCRTARYCQDVVAFTKRKIREQSDVIWAFMGILKLHSSRFPEGFIWGHPLERLDATLLWDGCPGNHQRTAQYPLSFNDKVQFVEYPSWSWLSTDAPVGFESECGDCIISAVSWHKPLLFEDSTDTTTGTCTLDGHTKKFFSGSRGDVTKYGLLQCTAETVELSVVRKPSKAKQDDRGSNLLEKHLASDSKSSYPLLGSDRVEATVYLPSGESAGSVFVYKDFFEGNDQRLGQFILLSANAKEEADEICVEIHGGRDCGNISHGHACKHIQSYNIMLIERRGDITYRLALHKVESEPWRKVKTRKEHFILG is encoded by the coding sequence AGCTGCCTGAAGCAACCGGATTactcgacgaggacgataCCTTGTGGGTAGCATGCTTTGAAGTAACTCTGAAAGGCCCTCGCGCATCTCCTGATTCGATACAAAGTGGAAGGATTGTCAGAAATGGCCCGTGGTTTgccgaagagaaaaataaactCGGAAATTTGGACATGCGCGGTCGAAGCGTTTCTCCCATAATTGGCGTCGGCATAATCAAAGATTGGATGCGAGTTTGCGAACAGGGCCACAGTCGTTGCAAAGTCTTGGCTCCACTGTCCTCGAGAGAGAGCAAATTTCGTCTTATTGACGTTGAAGAGCAAAGGATTGTTGATTCCACACTTTCAGAGAGGTATATCGCTTTGTCTTACGTATGGGGACCCAGTACGCTTGCAGTCCTCACAAAAGATACCCTTTCTCAATATTCTTTGAAGGGGGGGCTACAAGCCATACAGCTACCGCAAACTATAGCTGACTGTATGCAACTTGTGAAGAGTCTTGGCGAGCGATATCTGTGGGTGGATTCCCTTTGCATTATAcaggacgacgatgacgacaagCTGGAGCAACTCCGCACCATGGATACTGTATACCGCAGTGCAACTTTGGTTGTagttgcagctgctggcaaCGACGCTCACGCTGGCCTTTGTGGAGTTGGCCATCTCAAGCGTCGCgaatggcaaagaagagagacatTGTGTGGCCTTTCATATATTACAGCTCAGCCACCGCTTCGTGAGATCCTCAAGGGAACCACGTGGAGTTTGCGAGGCTGGACATTCCAAGAAGCAATGCTCGCGCGACGAATTCTGTTTTTAACAAACCATCAGATGTACTGGAGCTGTAAAAACAACAATTGGCGTGAAGACATGACTTGGGACATCTCCGGCGACATGTGTCTACATTCTTCGTCTGACTCGTTCTGGGAGGCGCACATATCGCAGTGCCGTACAGCGAGATACTGCCAAGATGTCGTGGCCTTTACGAAGAGAAAGATTAGGGAGCAAAGCGATGTTATCTGGGCATTCATGGGCATCCTTAAATTGCACTCATCTCGGTTTCCGGAAGGCTTCATCTGGGGTCATCCACTGGAGAGACTGGATGCGACGCTACTTTGGGATGGATGCCCTGGTAATCACCAGCGAACTGCCCAATATCCTCTCAGCTTCAACGATAAAGTGCAGTTTGTGGAGTATCCCTCCTGGTCGTGGCTTTCCACAGATGCTCCAGTCGGATTTGAGAGTGAATGCGGAGATTGTATAATCTCAGCAGTAAGCTGGCATAAACCACTCCTCTTTGAAGATTCCACAGATACTACTACCGGCACTTGCACGCTCGATGGCCATACGAAGAAATTTTTCTCAGGTTCAAGAGGCGATGTCACCAAATACGGGCTACTGCAGTGTACAGCTGAGACGGTAGAGCTTTCTGTTGTTCGAAAGCCCTCAAAAGCGAAACAGGATGACCGAGGTTCAAATCTCCTAGAGAAACATTTGGCCAGTGACAGCAAGTCGTCTTATCCTCTTTTAGGCAGTGATCGAGTCGAGGCCACAGTATATCTACCATCTGGAGAGAGTGCCGGCAGTGTCTTTGTTTACAAAGACTTCTTTGAAGGCAATGATCAACGACTGGGGCAATTCATATTGCTATCAGCCAAtgccaaggaagaggcagatgagaTTTGCGTTGAAATCCACGGTGGGCGGGACTGTGGTAATATATCACATGGGCATGCCTGCAAGCATATTCAAAGCTACAACATCATGTTGATTGAGCGGCGTGGAGACATCACTTATAGATTGGCACTTCATAAAGTAGAAAGTGAACCATGGCGGAAGGTGAAGACGCGCAAAGAGCACTTCATTCTAGGATAA